GAAGAACTCGAGCTGAAGGCAGCCAAATACATTTTGAAAAGTTATTTGAAATTTGAGCCGTCCAAATACATTTGGTTTTGTTGTGGTTTAGTTATATTGTAAATTCAAACTGAAGCCAAAATCTATTTAAATAAGCATACTAAAGATTCTTAGTCTTTACCTTTTACGAATGGGCTAACTCTTTAGTGACGTTAATCCTTATCACTCGATCTTCATATATATGATATTTCTCATAATATTAAGCTAGGCCACCTATTTCTTCACATTCCATGAAATAACATTAATCGCTCGAGAATTAAACTGTCAACTTTTAGATATATGAGCTCCAGATATTTGTTATTAAGGAGCTCAAATATATTGTGTATTCAATTCGTCCACGCTCTTTGAATAATTCAAATTCTGTACAAAAGCTATATATATATTGAATTTTTTTTTTCTGAAAAGATATTCTCCATATAAAGCTAAGTCATAATGACCAACGAATATAAGAAGGCATATATTAATTACTAAAACCAACTTGATATATATGGTCTTCGATTTGAAATCTTTCACGTGATTTGAATTTTATATGTTAAACGACAAACCGTATTCTCGTGTTGGTATTCAAATGAGATGCAAGTACTAACTAAGCGCGGTGCACTGCTGGTTTATCATATCCCCCATACGATAAATTAATCTTAACTAATTTAGAAGACAAAATTACGTAACTACGTACAAAGTATTTATCAACTGGTTAAATATTGTTATTTAGCGAACAGCCTTTTACAAGACTGTATCCCGAAGACCGCAGTGATTTGTCCATTAATCTTAATTTATTTTACTATTTACAGATGAATATCTGGACAGATATATTTGGCAATTGTATTGACTTCATAGATATTTGCCAATTCTATTGACTTCGTTGACCTCGATGCATGCAAGCTAATTGTCTGCGGGTCTTTTGGGTTACATTTTATAATTATGCTATTGAACTCTTAATGGACCGGCTTGTTTTAAGCTTTAACTATACGCAACTCGTGGTTTATATATATAATAATACATCATTTAGTAATGGAGACGTAAGTTACTAACTTAATTATGGTTCACATCATTGGCACGTAGACAAAATATTACGGAACTGAAAAGTGAAAACAGCAAATCAATCTATATGTAAAAAAGTTACGTATTCGACTAATGCTGCATAACGAAAATACTCAAGTCTGGGATATAATGATCAGCACCAGCGGTTCATATTATCATGTGATATCATAAATGCCAATATGTCATAAGAACATCTATAACGTAAAACTCTATTTAAAAAAAAAATGGAATAAAAGAGAAAGTAGAGTAAAATTGTGTCAACTCAATTCTATATCTCATTCTATAATACAATAATGAACAAACAAAAAATAAATTACTCTATTTACGAAATAAACTCTATTACGGATGTGAGATATATAATTGAGTTGAAATATTTCTTATTTCATAATCCATTTTACTCTATTTTAGAGGAAATAACGAAATACGATTGGAGATGCCCTAAGACATGGTTTTATCAATACACGTATCCATGAACACATTTATATATTGGACACGTATGTGTATACATTTTATGTAAATGTGTGAATAGACATCTGTATAGGGTAAAGTGAGCAACTAACATGAAAAGAAAACAATTTCTTACAAACTAGAAGAGCACCAAGAAAACTATAAAATCATTTGTTTATTTAGAAGAAACATATATAAGTACACATTTTGTTGCTTTCAAAATAGTAGCAAGCCAATTGTTTTTTTTTCAACAACAAGCCAATTGGTTTAAATAGAGATTTATTGACTTATAAATGTTGGTTTGTGCGTACCATGTCTGTCGGCAGAAGGTTGCCCAATTAATTCCACCAAAAATATGTTTGTTCAAACTTATAAAGGCGGAGACTGTGTATAATCAAGGGGGTGTATTCAATCTAAAATTTAAGGTGATTTGATTTTTAATTACGTTTTAGATAATTTTAAGGAATTGTAGAGAATAAAATGGATTTTGTTAAATCACTCTAGAATATCAACTAAAACTATGAGATTTGAGTTTTAATTTTTTTAATTAAGAAACTCCACCTAAACACTCTAAATCACCTAAAAACTTTAAAATTCCATAACTTAAAATATTTTCAATAACAGTGGATTTCAGAATATTTTATAAAATGTCAAGTTCAATAACAGTGGATTTTAAATGAGTTTTTAAAATTCACTTTTCAATAACAGTGGATTTGTCATTTTAACATAAATCACCTAAAACTCTCAGTTGAATACACCTTCTTAGCGTTCAGACTTATCTTTAAATGTTTAAGAAATATCAGACAACTGGAAATATTTATGTGATTATAAAAAGATTACCATTTCTTTTCGGTTTGTTATTTTCAACTATATTTTGTTTCACTATGACATATGATTTTTTTATACTTGGCAAAAAAACAATAACAACAACTATATAACTCCACTCGTCTGCATAATGTGATTAAAACATTAATTAAAGATAGGCGAAACATATAAATATGCTAAAATCTTTTTTCTAGGGTTCAGTTTCATTTAATATAAAATTTACAGCGATGAGACAAATTTAGGTTTATGTTTCGACTTATCCAGTTTATCTAATAGTCCGATAACAGAAAATCTGCTATCCATATCATTGGTTAAAAAGTATTTTAAATTTGGATCAAATTGTATATGGTCTTTCAAAGAAAAGAATCATATATAGCACAAAGGCATTCGTACCAACATTGATCGGGTATACATAATAAAAATTCCACTCGACAAGGAAAAAAACAAGATTTGTCAATAGATCTCAAGTCTTAAACCAATGACCAAAGGCTCCAAAAGCCATTCAGGTCGGACCAGGAGTCCACGTGAAATCCACGTCACATGACCAATGGTTACGATTCTCTTTGATAAGGTTCCTTTGCTGGTCAACAAAAGCTGTCTCTTTTAAAACTCGCACATGTGTATTTTTAGTATTTGTTAATTACTCACCATTATTCTACAATATTAATACTAATATACCTGCTACTCTTATCTTAGGACAGCCTAAACTGGCAAATTAAAAATTATAACTTGAAGCTTGACGAATTGGCGTCATTTTACAGGATCTTCTTGTCATATCTGGCTTTTAAAAACTATTTGTTCCAAAAATTACTATTTTGGAGAATGACTAAAACAGTTTAAAGTTTTTATAAAACAGGCAAATCTTAAATATTATATAGTGAGGTTTCTGATCAAACTCTGTTTTATTATTCTTGGTCAATCATATTTACAAAAGTTCACCAGAGGTTGTTTTAGTGATATTATATATGCCTTACTTTCTAATTTGTGTTGTTATTTTTTTTCTTTTTTTTCAAAACAATCATATTCGGGTAATGGAAAAGCTTAAAGCAGTTTCCACCAATCAATATATGTCGTGTTGCTGAAAAAGACATTTTCCCAACAAATCATTTTTTCTAAAAAAATAAAATATAGCTTAAAGCAGTTTCCATCAAATCATCTCTTAGGCCTGTCTGTTTTTTCCGCTATGATCCGCAAACGCAGCTTTTGCGGTTAGTAACGGTTGACAGCATTTTGAAACAATCATATAAACCGCTACAAATCGCTCAAAACCGCTCATAACCTCTTAAAATCAAAAGCTAGTTCCAGCTAGTGTTTGCGATTGCGGGCTGTTGCGGGTGAAAAAATAAATATAAAATTATTTTCAAAAATATTTTAAAATTTTAAAATGGAAATATTATAAATAAAAATATATACATATTTTATATATTAATTAAAATTCACAAACAGTATCATAATTTGCTTTATAAAAACTTTAAACTAACTATTTATTAGAATTTTTAAACACACATATATAAAGATATACACATATATAAAAAACAAAATAAAAATTTTAAATTTTTTTTTAATATAAATCTTCAAAAAAATTTTTATTAAAATGATAACTTTCAACTAATTTGATTTTTTTATAAATAAACCTAATATTTTTATTAATCATATTATATTGATAATTATTATATTTTAGAGAAAAAGACAAAAATAGCACTAAATCAAGTTTTTGTTCTCAAACTAGCACTCAAGGTCAAAAGTCACAAAAATACCACTTAATGTTTTATCAAAAGTCACAAACTTAGGGTTTAGAGTTAAAGGGTGGAGTTTAGGATTTAGGGTTTATGGTTTCGAGTTTAGGGTTTAGAGTTTAGAGTTTAGGGTTTAGGGTTTAGGGTTTAGAGTTTGGTTTAGGGTTTAGAGTTTAGGGTTTAGGGTTTAAAGTTTAGGGTTTAGGGTTAAGAGTTTAGGGTTTAGGGTTTAGAGTTGAGAAATGAGGTTTTGGGATAAGATTTCAAATTTTGAAAAATAAAAAAATTAAAATTTTCAAAAGATAAAATGCTATTTTGGTCATTTTAGTTTTTGAGTGCTAATTTTGTGATATAAACTTAGAAAGATGTTATTTTGGAGATTTGCCCTATATTTTATTACAATAGTATTTTTTTATATTTTTTAATATTATAATATGTTGATATGGGTAATTTATTATTAAATCCCTGCAATATTTTATAATCAACCAGTCACAAATATCCCGCAAACGCAACAATTTTCAAATATTGTTCCAGTCATACTAAACGCTTAATAACGCTTGAAACCGCAACCATCTGCATCCACAAAAAACCGCAACCACCCGCATCCGCAAACTCCCGCAACCGCAACCGCTGCGTTTAAACCAGTCGGACCCTTAGTTGATAAAAGCGGTGTAAACTTGTTTAACAGGAAGATAAAGAGTTAATTAACTATTAAAATATGCCAAAATGGTCAATTTATTCAAAATATATGCTAACTGTAAAAAAAAAAAAAAATCCCATCAAACCATATAACAGTTAGAAACTTGGAACTAATTTTAATATATAAGTTGCTGATTTGATCAAGAACTAATAGAGTCCGATTGGTAACAACTTTCGCTTTACGCTTTACGCTTTGAGGTTGTAGAGAATTTAGCTGTCAAGACTTTGGCTGTTAGTTTAAGTTTTATTAAAATAAGATTGGTAGTCAAAATTATAGAAGTTTGGAATAATATTTAAAATATTTTATTTAATAAGTAAAATTATGATACTATTAAAAGTTTAAATATAGATGATTATAAAGTAGTACAATATGGATTTCAAATGAACAAAAAAAAAATTCAATGATTAATTTGTCAATTTTAAATTTTAATAAAATTGTTACAAACTTAGATAAGTGATTTAGTTACAAAAGAAGAAGAAAATAAAACATTTTTAGTGAAAAAAATAGAAAAAGGAAAAAGAAGTTGCAAAAATCATGTATTGTTGGCTTTAGAAAAAACAATACAAAAAACTAGAGAGAAACTTATAGAGTGATTAATTTTTAAAAAAACTTGATTGGTAAAAAAAAAGCTTTAGAGGCTTTCTAATCGCACGAATCACTCAAAGTCCTAACAACAATCGGATCCATAATCACGTGAATTAGGCTCGCAATGACGATTCTGAAAATTTAGGTGCCCAGTGCGTTGATTAAACATATCTCACGCTTTATGTCATATTTTTATTATATGTAAGAAGTCAGGAGGGAGCCACGCATTAATTAATTTAAATTAAAGGACCTTAATTTAACACTATATTTAATTAGTTTTGCTAAGGTGGCCTAAGTTAGGCCATAGTTTTAGTTACCACCCCCACTGGATTTAATTAGTTAAGCCAACTTGATTATTCCCAACACAAATAAGTATAATGTTATTGAGAAACATACACTTATGTAGGTGTATGTATATTTTCTTTTACCAATGTTGTGCGATGGGAGATAAAAATCCAAAAAGGACGGATGAGATTGAGTTGGGATATTACTCAACGTAGGATAAAATAAGCAAAAGACTTTTCATTCTGAAAGAAACATCTCACTCGTTGTCTTTATCCCACTTGCATTTTTGCATGACCCAATTCTCCATTAGACGACATTGTTGTCAATTACACAAAACCCATTTTTAACTAATGCATGTGGCAATCTTGCATCTTAAGTAAGTCGACCATGAGGCTATCTTACCATTGAGACGGACCAACACTGTATTGGTAGGCAAACGCGGATTTTTGTTTTGTATATGTATCTTGGTGGGAACGGGTTGAAACATGATTGAGTTGTGATGAACCACTAATCAAATAGGTTTAAGTGTCTATATCGTTTTAACTCTCTAAGATCTTTGTCTTCAACAGAAGATATAATAAAAATTGTCTTAAAAATGGACAAGTAATTACTTTTGTTTCAAACAAAAATGGATAAACATTTGAAGAGGTAGGACCAAGAAAAGGGAGGGCATTAGGTACTCTGCTCCGTACAAGAATATAGCTTTGGGTAATACGATGGATTCATCTCCCCTTCACATACAATCATCCTCTCTTGAACTTCTTTGTCCCCATTCTTGTTATCCAATCTATATTTAATTATGATTCGTATAATTGATCAATAATTGTGTAGAACTCATTGGTTATAGCTTACGAAACGTTCAGAACAACAAAAAAGTTGACGTTTTATGTTATGCATTCACACCAATTGTCTAGTTTTGAACTTATATGCCGTGGAATATGTTAAAAGAAATCTAGAGAGAAAACAAACAATATAAAGAAAACAAATATTTTGTAAAAGGGCGAAAAACATTTTTTTTACAAACAATATGATCGAGTGATGTTGTAACACACGAAATAATGGAACCAATATTCTTTTATTTGATTAACAAAATTATTCTTCTACTACAAAGGGACGTCCTAATATATTGGGATATTGTTTGGGTTAAAACGTTCTTCTTATTAAACAAAGCTTCAGACAACCTTACGAAGGGACTAGTCACTCAAAAAGATCAAGAGGTGTTCCATGTCGGTGAAAACCCCAAAATATAGATGGCAATTAGAGTATGAATCTTTGCTCCAATTGACAGTGAACAGGTTAACCCAAGTTCTTTAAATATAAGTCTACCTTTCTTCTAAGTTTTGATTTGAGGTTCCTTATAAATGTTTATAAAAACGTAGCTTGATGGATCTCGTGTCCGAGTTGAAGGAACATTAGTGCAATGTATAGTCTTTGCGTAGCTGATATATTGTGTTTTTGGCACATTATATGTATGTCTTACTAATAGTTTTCAAAGTTTTATCGAGTCTTTTTAGTCTATTTTCGAGTCATAACAGGTCTAGAGTTGCATTGGATGAGAAATGGACCGACTAGAGGAAAAGAAGAGAGAAAAGCCTGAGTGCCTGCTCCAGCGGCAGAGATAAAAAAAAAGAAGTTTCCAAATATTTCGGGATTTACCCTAGATTTTCTATTTCTTTCCTATAGCCGCATGTGACTCCTATATATATAGTCTCATATTTATTACTTTAGACCTACCTTAGTTTTTACGCAAGAAAAGACCCGAGAGAGCTTTGATTTTAGCGATTGCTACTTGTAAGAGAGAAGACCTCATCTATCTCATAAAGAAGATTATCCTGAACCCTCTGATTTCTTTAATCTAGTATATGCAGTATTATTCAGAAATCATGCTTCTCTGTTCTTGTGTTATGTCTGAGTAATCACCGAGTTAGTTTAGGGTTCTAGGGTTGGGATTCGTGAGCTGAAGCATAAATAAGTCATCTTAAGATTGTCTACATTCATATATGCTCTTATTGCTTGCATTGAACCGATCACTTAGTGCATGAATTAGGGTTAATCAATTTAGCTAGTCATTAATTGATAACTTGATATGATTTAAATGAGTTTTGCATCCCTAGTCAACGAGAGTAGATATTAGGGTGTATTGTGAACATATCAGACTTGATCTCTAAAGCTTGCAAGCGCGTCTTGATCCAAACGAGAGTTTAAGCATCAAGACCGACTTGCAAAGGAATCAATACCATGAGAGTGGGTTGATTCAACCTGAGTGATCCGAGTTTAGATTTGTTATAAACTGAACTTAAATAAGTGCAATTTCCATACCTAAAGAAGAAACCCTAGACTAGCGCGTTTAAATCAATTCAAAACAACCTAATCATGTTAATTGTTCTTTACGTTATTTACTTCTTTGAAAACCCCCACTTCGTTTTAGCTAAATTTTGATCCCATAAAGATAAAGTGTGAACTGGTCCTCTGGAATTGAATCTAAAGATATTACAACTACACTATTAACTTGACAGTAGACAAAGATTCAATTTTAGTTTATCAGTAGCAAAACCCGTGAAAGATTCTGCGTACAAAATGTAAGTGCTTAGAGGATAAAACCAAACAAAACCAAACTGAAGTAGCTATGGACTCGTAGGAAACATAGAAGACACCAATGATCATAGTCAACTTAAGGCAAACAAATTGCATAAAATTTAAAGAGAAAACGTCACATACCTAAATATGGAATGGCGAATAATAGTTTCAAAAAAAGTTTCAAAGGGGATGTACAATGTAAAAAGATAATTACAACAAATAAAAGAAAAGCTGAGAAGGTCCAAATGTTAAGGGGACGTGGTCCTCACAAATAGAAATCAAGGTCGCTGAGAGAGAGAAAGAGTGAAACAGATCTGGTTTTGGATCCGGCGTACGGCCGGCGCGTGAGCGTCCGTGCCGTCGCCGGAGTCCATTTTCTTTGGTTAGAAACGCTCCCCGACTTCTTCTCCACCTATTCTCTCGGTTCGTTTTGTCGGAGCTCTGACACATGCGGTGGCGCGGTGGCTGGAGTAACGACGCGATTGGGTGAAGGGTGAGGTGGGGTGATGTCGGTTTGTCAGTTTAAGGTTTTCCGGGACGTGGAGGCTTCTACAGATCCATCGACGCCGGTCTAGTTTCCGGGAGGCGGAGGCTTCGATAGCTCTGCTTTCGCCGGCTTCAGCTTCCGGGGTGTGAAGGCGTTCTGTGCCTTGCGCCGCCGGCGTTTAGTCCCCTAGGTTTGTTAGGGTTTGTTTTTATCTTTGGTTCTTGCGGTTTCGGTTTGGTCTTGTTGGAGGAGTTCTCGTCCGAAGACGATCGAAGGTATCCGATGTTGAAGGGTTGGTTGTGCCGACGAAGCTTTCTTCCCAGTTCCGGTGACGAAAGGAGGCGGATGAGATCTCGGTTTACCGATTGACTCTCTCCACTATTGGGAACTCGAGGTTGGAGGCGTTTGCGGCGAAGTGGTTGTGAAGCCAGTGAGTGTCGATTTTCTCCGATGGATCGTTGGGTTGATCACCGGTGATGGCTGGAAGCGGGGGGACGCCGTGAGCGAACGGAGGGCCGCTTTTAGTTTTTTTCTACGGTTTCGGTTGGTGGGCTTTGGGCTTTTTTGTACTGTTGGGCTCGGCCCTTTAAATAATAAAATCATCTATTGACGGAAAAAAAAAAGAAGGTCCAAATGTCATGTGAGCCCCCTTCCCACTTGGCTCCCTATTCTATCCTCATCTTTGCTATACATTGCCCATTATTTCTTTTCTTCTACATATCTCTCAACTAGTCAACAATAAACAGTAACTCACACATATAATTTTTGCAATTCTCCAATTCGATATGGACCATTCAGTTCACTAGTTATATGCATATTACTTACTCTGTTTAATCTGCAAACAAAAGAAGAGATACTAATATTCACCATTTTTCAGTGTAGAACATGGTTACTCTCAATGCATCAAGATTCTCATTGCTAGTAGTATTATTCTTTGTCTTGTCTGGTAGTGAAATTTTCAGAAACAACATATTCCTTTTTAATGTCCATGTTCTCAATGCATTTGATATGGCCACTAGTACCTATATTTTTGGACTGACCCTCTTTATCTCTTCCCATGAAACTTCCTCTTAACTATTTCATTTTGCTATTTTTGCAAGACTTGACCCCACTCTTGTGCATCTCCCCCTCTTTATTATTGTAATTTCAACCTTTTCTTTATACGTTACCCACATTTTACATTTATCCTATCATGTTTTTAACAAATAATATCAAAACATACATGCACTCCCCTCTATATATATACTCCAACCTCATCTCGTCATCATAAAGCAACACAGCCCATTTCTCTATTAACGTTCAGACAAATGGATTACAGCTGTATAGACGACAACACTAGCAACACTTCAGAAACTCTCTCCATGTCTAAGAAGACACCTCCTCAGGCGACGATGCGTCTCTACAGAATGGGAAGCGGCGGAAGCAGCGTGGTTCTTGATTTAGAGAACGGCGTCGAGACAGAGTCGTCGCGTAAGCTCCCGTCGTCGAAGTTCAAAGGCGTCGTCCCTCAGCCTAACGGAAGGTGGGGAGCTCAGATTTACGAGAAGCACCAGCGCGTGTGGTTAGGCACGTTCAACGAGGAGGAGGAAGCCGCGGCTTCCTACGACATCGCCGCTCGGAGATTCCGCGGTCGAGACGCCGTCACGAACTTCAAGTCGCCGTCGAGTGACGCGGAGTCTGCTTTCCTCGAGGCTCATTCCAAGGCTGAGATCGTTGACATGCTGAGGAAGCACACTTACGCCGACGAGCTTCGACAGAGCGAAAGGAAGTTTCTTGACGGCGACGGTAACGGAAAAAAACGACGCGAGTCGAAGACGACGGTGACTGACGAAAACGACGGCGTTTTGAGAGAAGTGCTTTTCGAGAAAGCCGTTACGCCGAGCGACGTCGGGAAGCTTAACCGGTTGGTTATACCGAAACAGCACGCGGAGAAGCATTTTCCGTTACCGGTTTCGGTTACTCCGTCACCGACGAAAGGCGTTTTGATTAATTTGGAAGACAGAACGGGGAAAGTGTGGCGGTTCCGTTACTCGTACTGGAACAGCAGTCAAAGTTACGTGTTGACCAAGGGGTGGAGCCGGTTCGTTAAAGAGAAGAATCTCAGAGCCGGTGATGTGGTTTGCTTCGAGAGATCGAGCGGACCGGACCAGCAATTGTATATTGACTGGAAAGTCCGGTCTGGTATTGAGAAAACTACCTCGGTTCAGACTGTGGTTAGGCTTTTCGGGGTCAACATTTTCAATGCGACGACTAACGCTAACACAAACGACGCCGTAGGGGAGAGCAGTAGCAAGAAGAGATCTCGGGAAGTTGATTTGTTTGCGTTAGGATGTTCCAAGAAGCAGGCCATAATCAACGTCTTGTGACCATTTCATTTTCATTTTACTTTATTATTTTCAAAATAGTTTTCCCTTTTGCTGAAAATTCTATCAAATTGGCAAGTTGTAAATTAGGATAAGACAAGAAAAATGATGACTAGGATTTTTTTTTGCTCACATCTAATTTGTTTTTTTTTTCACCGTTAATGAATATGATGTGTTTATCAAGTGAGAAATTAAAAAAAAAATGATGTGTTTAGACCTTATCTTATATCTCTTTTTGGTTAAAAATATTGTATCCGTTATAACCAAGGTCGGGTGGAAACTCATATTCGAAGGTCCATATTTTTATGTTTTTGTATTTCCTATCCCATATTGTATTAGAGTTTCATAATTATGTAATTCCCTATATAAATGACTCCTTATTGTCTAATAAAGAGAGACATTTTTTCCTTATTTTCGTAACACGTTATCAGCACGATAACCTCTAGCCCTAACCCCCACGAAATATTCTTCAACTCAGCCGAAAATCATCAATTCCTAAACGCAAAGGAATCTGCCTCGGAACTTCAAAGAGGCCGTTCTCTCAAACCGTGAGGACCAAAAAAACGATCAAGATATCAAATCGAAGCCCTCGCCGAGAAGAATCCATCAGTGCAAACCGCTTGTCGATCTGACCACCGACGCGCCCTCACGCACAGATACAGTGCGCACAGATTTGATTTGGAAACAAAATCTGATTCCAACAAGGATTTTCTAGCCAAACTCAACTCCTGTGCAAGATAAGTTTATCATACCTTAGTTGATTCATGTTATCTTGTTGGCGTTCATGTTATCTAATGCTCCTCGTGTTGTTTCATGAGCCGAGGGAATTAAAATCTAATATCAACAA
The DNA window shown above is from Brassica oleracea var. oleracea cultivar TO1000 chromosome C3, BOL, whole genome shotgun sequence and carries:
- the LOC106328407 gene encoding AP2/ERF and B3 domain-containing transcription repressor TEM1 is translated as MDYSCIDDNTSNTSETLSMSKKTPPQATMRLYRMGSGGSSVVLDLENGVETESSRKLPSSKFKGVVPQPNGRWGAQIYEKHQRVWLGTFNEEEEAAASYDIAARRFRGRDAVTNFKSPSSDAESAFLEAHSKAEIVDMLRKHTYADELRQSERKFLDGDGNGKKRRESKTTVTDENDGVLREVLFEKAVTPSDVGKLNRLVIPKQHAEKHFPLPVSVTPSPTKGVLINLEDRTGKVWRFRYSYWNSSQSYVLTKGWSRFVKEKNLRAGDVVCFERSSGPDQQLYIDWKVRSGIEKTTSVQTVVRLFGVNIFNATTNANTNDAVGESSSKKRSREVDLFALGCSKKQAIINVL